DNA from Prunus persica cultivar Lovell chromosome G6, Prunus_persica_NCBIv2, whole genome shotgun sequence:
TCAAATGCTTCCTTGCAACTTCTTTAACTGCCAGTACTCCTTTTACAGTCATTTCATGAACATATGGCTTTGAAATTGCTCAAGCTATTAATATGTTTATTATTGTGCAGTTTGCCGAAGGATACCCAACCTGGGTTGCTGAGGGAAAAAAATGGAGCGAAGAAGCTAATGAACTTGGGTTTAGAATTCATTCCCATGGATCAAATCATCAAGGATGCTGTTGAGAGCCTAAAGAGCAAGGGATTTATTTCATAAACGAAACTGAAGGATATGAAACTTATGAGGAACCTAGTTATTGTAGAAGTGGTGAGGACATGCAACCTAAATGATATAGTTAATGGATTGTGTTTAATATTATGTACCAGTCATGCCTCCGTGCAATCTGTATATGAATAAATAAGCAACATTTGAATGTTCATAATCTTTTATGATGTGGTATAACATGGGTGAAAGGATGAGTAAACAATACAAGTACCGGCCCGAGTGGTTAAGAATTTGACCCTTGTTGGAATTGTTCTCATTATGGTTCTGCTATCTGTGAAATTTCCTTCGATGCATATCAATCTCAGGTTCTTGCAATTTTCTTATTGTGCTGTTTTAGGCGGTCTACAAGCAGCCTGTGTTGGCTGTGCTGGTTTTGCTGCATTTTCAGTGCTGATAGAGAAGTTTTTGGATAGACATGATTGAATTTGAGGGCATTTCTATGTTGCCCCATTTTTGCAGACTAAAAGTGCACAGATCAGTAGGAGAGAAATAGCATCTTGGCCTGCAGTAATACAGATGTTTTGCTTAGATTCAACTTCAGCccttgttattattatttatcccCTTTTATAAAGGGATGTACCAGCTAAATTACAAAGCCAATCATTTTGTATTATGTTATTCTGTTGACTGCAGTTCCAGTTTCATAATTTCAACAGAGGATATGTAACTGAGGAAATTGAATGGATTATAGAGAATGTTTGCTGCAAGATTCAAGTAAGTACGTAGAAGGGAATTTCTTGTTCCATTGTTGTATTAATACCACAATACAATACTAGACTAGAAATggtaatgaattttttttttttctctgattGACGAAAGaggggattcgaacttgagattTCTTCTTTCCATTGGAGGATAATACTCTTTAAGTAGTTATTGCGAGAGAAAATTTGTGtctttgattggaaaaactcGGGTGAGAATTTCCTTATCACATGGCAGGATGAATGTCAAACATTGACCAGTTCTAACATAACATGTGTTTATAACACACGCTATAGCACGTGACAAGGAAGATCCACCCTATCAAAAATTGAGAGTCACTAGAATGCACAAGTAATTAAATTTCTACCATgaaagtaaattttttttaaaatttattataacttattctaaaaaaatatcagtggcaaattaaattttaggtGCAATAGTAGATCATGATATTGTATCTTCCTTTTGGCATTCGAGTTTAAATCTCTCTCCCTGTAaattagagtagtttagaatattatccattcttcaaaataaaaaattagacatgGGTATCGAAGTTCTTTTCGGCTTGTTTTAGAAGGTTCTCCGACGTGGCCCAAATCCAACTGGTCACCAGCAACAAGTAGCTGAAGTAACTGTAACCAAGCAAAGCTCTCCTCTCGGAAGAGGTACTAACTAGGAACGATAATATGTCGAAGACAGGTGAGGTCGTATGCGTTACCGGTGGAAGTGGGTGCATTGGATCATGGCTCGTCCGTCTCCTCCTCGACCGTAATTACACCGTCCATGCCACTGTCAAAGATCTCAGTTAGTTTACCCTTTGCCTTTTCTATTTATCTACACAACTGCCATTTCCTTGCTGTTCAGTCTGAAACGTCGTCGTGTCGTTTTTGTTGCAGAGGACGAGGGTGAGACGAAGCATCTAGAAGCCCTAGAAGGAGCAGCGACGCGTCTCCGTCTCTTCCAGATCGACCTCCTCGACTACAACTCCATCTTCGCCGCCATCAATGGCTGCTCCGGCGTCTTCCACCTCGCCTCTCCTTGCATCGTCGATCAAGTCCAAGACCCCGAGGTTGCTTCATCTTCACAAAAAGGCCATAAAAGAAGCTCAATTCTTTGtaattatgattatatttaGATGAAATTGTTGTGCTTTTTGTTATACAGAAGGAGCTTCTGGACCCGGCGATCAAAGGAACGCTTAATGTTCTGACGGCAGCGAAGCAGGCTGGGGTCATTCGAGTGGTGCTGACATCCTCCATCTCCGCCATCACTCCCAGCCCTCGCTGGCCGTCCGATAAGATCAAGGGTGAGGATTGCTGGACCGACATTGACTACTGCACGCAGAAGGGAGTGAGTTACTGAGTGCCTAAGTTCTTTGTTATTatagtttgaaatttttaaaattgggGATTGTGATGTGATGCTGATtgtgtttggtgtttggttaGTTGTGGTATCCATTGTCGAAAACTTTGGCAGAGAAAGCTGCGTGGGAATTTGCCAAGGAGAAGGGATTGGATGTGGTTGTAGTGAATCCTGGCACCGTGATGGGCGATGTCATTTCGCCCAGGCTCAATGCTAGCATGGTGATGCTAGTCCGCCTTCTTGAGGGTATTGATCTCTGCGCATTTGTGTTTGAATATCTTCTAGCGTTGCACCTAGAAGTAGATTGTTGACTCCATCCAATTCTCATATGGGCAGTCTTATTTGAATACTCTATTATTGTGTAATGTTCTGTGGCCTGATAGTTTGCCATGTTATGTTGCCAAATTGTCAATCGAAATCATAAATTCAGATCAGACATAGTTTTGCATTTGATTGACAGTTTGTTTGATAACATAACATCTCTGTAGTAAGAGAACATTTCCCATTTATTATTTGTGGTAACATGAGACTAGGCGACCAAGTTCTTATTGAGGCTGTAGTTGGTAGATGAACCAGAAAGCAGGTGGACATTAGATCTTCTGAAAAGACATTTCTGCTAAAGAAAGGTTTGAGTttggtttttaaaatcttGAAGTATTTCTTCATTTATAATACTTGAGtttgtttgaagttttttGCCTAGTTAGTCCCCAAGTTTGGAGAAGGTGGATTGTATGAGAATGAGTGTGTGTGGCAATAGAGGAATCCTTTTGCACCTCTTTGCTAGCAAGCAAATACTTGGCTCCTTCTTTCCTGCAAATCACCCTTTCACATGTGTgcagaatttatttatttttttctttcttttgagcGTTTAATGAGTTATCTTTGCACACGTATGAAGCTGTGATTTGCAAGTACAGAGGACTGGCTCCTTCCAGATAAGGAGCCAAGCAGAGTTCCTGCTAGCATATGTTTCTCTTTAAGTTTGATAGTTTATGTCAATAAAGGGTCGGTTTTTGGTTTCCTTAAATTGTCTATCCATGTCACCTTATCTCTTATCCTGGTTAGTGGAGGACTGGACAGAAGGGTAATGGCCCTAGAAACATCATGACTGAAGTAACAAGGAAAATCGATCaaccttaaaaagaaaaagaattgacAATATCCTTGTCAATCTTTGCTGCAGGCTGCACTGAAACATACGAGAACTTCTTTATGGGATCTGTGCATTTTAAAGATGTAGCTCTTGCACACATTTTAGTGTATGAGAACAAATCGGCCACTGGTAGGCACCTGTGCGTTGAAGCTATATCACATTATGGTGACTTCGTGGCCAAGGTAGCTGAACTTTACCCCGAGTACAAGGTTCCGAGGTAAATTCCAGTCCTTAGACTCCTGTAAAGTGGTTTTGCAACTGAAACtatgtgcatatatatatatatatatatattttttgccATAACTAtgtgcatatatattttttgggtcATAACTATGTGCATATCTTATGTTTAGGAGTTTGGTTTCCTGATAACAACAATAAGCGTCAGAATGTCAAATATGCAGTATCGTGAAACTGATACCCTATGTTATAATTGATAGCAAAACAACAGATGATCAAGCTCAACCTCATCATAACACAGCTAGAGCTCAATGTACTGAATTATGTTCTCACAAATGGTTCTAACTGATTGTATTTACTTAGACAGGTTGAGTGGTTTTGGGGATTAGTCTGTAACTGTATTGCTAAAGCTTACTATAAGTACTTGTAAATCCTTCTCCAAAAATTAATGAGAaaaaatatgttattttaCAATAATTACTGTCAAGACATCAAATGCTTCATTGCAACTTCTTTTACTGCCAGCACTCCTTTTACAGTCATTCCATGAACACATGGCTTTGAAATTGCCCAAGCTATTAATACGTTTATTATTGTGCAGTTTGCCGAAGGATACCCAACCTGGATTGCTGAGGGAAAAAAATGGAGCGATGAAGCTAATGAACTTGGGTTTAGAATTCATTCCCATGGATCAAATCATCAAGGATGCTGTTGAGAGCCTAAAGAGCAAGGGATTTATTTCATAAACGAAACTGAAGGATATGAAACTTATGAGGAACCTAGTTATTGTAGAAGTGGTGAGGACATGCAACCTAAATGATATAGTTAATGGATTGTGTTTAATATTATGTACCAGTCATGCCTCCAAGCAATCTGTACATGAACAAATAAGCAACATTTGAATGTTCATAATCTATTATACTGTGGTATTtgcttaaaattaaaagtttacaTAGTCCCAAACTCAATTCTCATTTACTGGCTCAAGGTGCAGCGGATGGTGAAAAgctacaatttttatttattttcgtaTTCACAAACATTAAGCTAGTAAGGCAAAGACATTAAATTCATCGTATTTGTAACTCAAGCGATTATGAgcataaatatgaatttttgagCAAAACTTATTCTCATTTGGAAAAAGATTCCAAGATTAAGACCCA
Protein-coding regions in this window:
- the LOC18772699 gene encoding cinnamoyl-CoA reductase 1 isoform X2, which codes for MSKTGEVVCVTGGSGCIGSWLVRLLLDRNYTVHATVKDLKDEGETKHLEALEGAATRLRLFQIDLLDYNSIFAAINGCSGVFHLASPCIVDQVQDPEKELLDPAIKGTLNVLTAAKQAGVIRVVLTSSISAITPSPRWPSDKIKGEDCWTDIDYCTQKGLWYPLSKTLAEKAAWEFAKEKGLDVVVVNPGTVMGDVISPRLNASMVMLVRLLEGCTETYENFFMGSVHFKDVALAHILVYENKSATGRHLCVEAISHYGDFVAKVAELYPEYKVPRSLVS
- the LOC18772699 gene encoding cinnamoyl-CoA reductase 1 isoform X1 is translated as MSKTGEVVCVTGGSGCIGSWLVRLLLDRNYTVHATVKDLKDEGETKHLEALEGAATRLRLFQIDLLDYNSIFAAINGCSGVFHLASPCIVDQVQDPEKELLDPAIKGTLNVLTAAKQAGVIRVVLTSSISAITPSPRWPSDKIKGEDCWTDIDYCTQKGLWYPLSKTLAEKAAWEFAKEKGLDVVVVNPGTVMGDVISPRLNASMVMLVRLLEGCTETYENFFMGSVHFKDVALAHILVYENKSATGRHLCVEAISHYGDFVAKVAELYPEYKVPSLPKDTQPGLLREKNGAMKLMNLGLEFIPMDQIIKDAVESLKSKGFIS